In Pseudoalteromonas tetraodonis, the genomic window ACAACCTGCGCCAGATGGTTCTCGCCCAGGTATTTACTACGCCAACCTATACGACATGGAAGCAATGCCTACTTACCAAATGGAAGCCTTGGCTTATCATGAGGGGATTCCAGGTCACCATATGCAAATTGCCATTTCACAAGAACTTGAAGGTGTACCTAAGTTCCGTAAATTTGGTGGTTACACAGCCTACATTGAAGGCTGGGGGTTATACTCAGAATTACTACCAAAAGAAATGGGCCTTTACGAAGACCCGTATTCAGATTTTGGTCGCTTAGCCATGGAATTATGGCGTGCATGTCGTTTAGTGGTTGATACCGGTATTCACGCAATGAAGTGGACTCGTCAAGAAGGTATTGATTACTACGTTAACAACACCCCTAACGCCACTTCTGACGGTGTGAAAATGGTTGAGCGTCATATTGTAATGCCATCTCAAGCAACGGCTTACAAAGTAGGTATGCTGAAAATTTTAGAACTACGTGAAGATGCTAAAATGCAACTTGGCGATAAGTTTGATATCCGCCAGTTCCACGATGTAGTGCTTAAAAATGGCCCTGTACCATTAAACGTACTAGAAAACTTCGTTAATGAGTGGATTGCCAGCAAACAAGCTTAATTTTTAAGTATTTACTTAAAGGTATAAAAGGTCGCAATTGCGGCCTTTTGTTTTATAAAGCAAAAAATTAAGCTAGGATAAAGTTGGAATTCAAGGAGAACAGAATGGATCTAAGCATACAGCTACTCAATGCGCGTATTAAACAACAGCAGTTTGATGAGCTAGATAACGATTTTAAAAAGCTCACTGAGGCACAGCAAGTAATACAGCTTAATTACCTGTTTGAAAGTGCGCTACGCATGAGTATTAAATACGATTTTATGCAAAACATCGCCGTGCGTATTTTAACCACCAATACGCCACCAGCGCCGTTTATTGAAAAACTAACCAGTTTAGACGCGCTGAGTTTTTTTACGCCTGCACTTAAATTAAATAAGGGATTTATTAGTACAGACGACTCTGGCAATAACGCCCTGCATAATGTATTTAAGCAAGCAATGCCCACACAACTGCCTTTTAACTATGTTCGCTCGTTAATGTTATTTGAATCTAACGAAGAGTTACTACATGCATTAGCACATACAAATAAGCAAGGGCTCACTCCGGTTGCCAGTTACATCGCCTATGCACATAAGCCAAACATTCCGGTAAAACATGAATTTTCGGCCTTGCTCGCATTAATGGAAATAGAGCAAAAACAAAATCCTGCAGCAAAATTACAAATACTTGAGGCATTAAAAAATAATCCCCCAAGCGAGATAACCTTGCTACTGAGCGCCGCTTATTTACAGCGCTCTACTGAACAAGTGGCGGCTCTAATCTGATAAGTAATATTCTACGCTGGTAACAACACGTACGTTTTTAATTTGCGGCGTGTTTGAATCCCGATCGCTAATGCTAAACTGCCCTTGGCGAGCGGTTTTAATTTTACCTAAGCGTGAATTTGAATCTTTAGCAAACTTATCTGCCACTTCACGGGCTTTTTCTGTGGCTTCTTGCACCATGGCTGGTTTTATATCGTTAAGCCCAGTAAAAATATACTCAATACGGGTTTGATAGTTGTCTTGCACAATAGCTATATTTTGTTTAGCTAACTGACTCACTTTGCTCAGTGCGTTTTTAACTTTATCAGGAGCATTGGAGTAAACAATAATATTTGAGCTAATAACATACCTAAACTTTTGGTTATCATTCGCGTATTCACGGGCTTGCTTATCAATAATAGATTGAGTACCTGTCGATATTTCTTGATCATCAAAGCCGTGTAACTTTAAAAAAGCAATCACCGCATCATTTTTTTGCTCAACTCGCTCAACAAGCTTTTCAAGATTGTTGTCGGCATCGTTAAACTGCAAAGGCCAAATAACGGTATCTGCCACAACTTCACGTTCAGCTAACCCTTTTACCTGCACCGTGCGCTCCATCCCTTTAATATCAAGCGCAGCCCCTTTTATAATAAAACCCAATGCAATTAGGCCAATGCTTAAACACGCTGCTGCCATAAAAACGGTTACATTCGATATTTTATTCACCTTAGTCTCCTTGACCGATATCAATAATAAGCACGTTCACGCTCGAAAAAACACTATAAACAGGTTACATTGAGAAGGTATAGATAGCAAAACTTAATCAGCCAAGGAAACGCAATGAGTCTAAAACGTATTAGCCAGTTTTTTAATCCAAGCTCAGTCGCTGTTATTGGGGCATCAAACACCCCTACTCGGGCTGGTAATGTGGTAATGCGTAATTTATTACAAGGCGGGTTTAAAGGGCCCATCATGCCTGTTACACCCAATCATACTGCAGTGCATGGCGTATTGGCTTACTCAAGTATTGAAGCCCTTCCCAAAGTACCTGATTTAGCCGTTATCTGTACCAATAAAAACACCTTAATGAAAATTATTGAGCAGCTAGGTACGCTGGGGTGCCAAAGCGCTATTATTATTGCTGATGGCCTAACAGGTACCCAAAAACAAGAACTTAAAGATAACGCTGCAAAGCATAAAGTGACGCTGCTTGGCTCAAATTGCTTAGGGTTACTTATTCCGCATATAGGTTTAAACGCGAGTTTTTCGCACACTGTTGCCACGCCAGGTAAACTGGCTTTTGTGTCGCAATCAGCGGCTGTTTGTTCAACGATTCTTGATTGGGCTAAAAATAAAGAAATTGGCTTTTCATACTTTGTATCTATGGGAGATTGTTTAGATATTGAGTTTGACGAAATACTCGACTTTTTAGGCCGCGACGCTAAAACCAAAGCTATCCTACTTTACATAGATAACATTAATGATATTCGCAGCTTTATTTCTGCCGCGCGTGCGGCGGCATTTTCTAAGCCCGTGATCGCTATTAAAACAGGCAGAACCAGTGCAGGCGCTCTTGCCGCTGAAATACACACCGGCGGAAAACAAAGCTCAGATGCAGTATATGATGCCATGTTTCAACGTGCAGGGATGTTGAGAGTAAATGATTTGCGTGAACTCTTTGCCGCCACTCAAACCTTAGCAATGCACCCCAAATTACTGCAAGTAGAGCAGCTAACTATATTAACTAATGGCGGCGGCCCTGGAGTGATGGCCGTTGATGAACTTATTCAAAGCTCAGGTAAACTTGCTCAGCTTAGTGATGAAACGCGCGAAGCACTCAATAAAGTGATCCCACATTCAGACACAACATCAAACCCTGTCGATATATTTGGCGATTCTGCGCCAGTGCGTTACAAACACGCATTAGAAATACTGCTTAATGCTAAAGAAGTTAAAAACTTACTGATCATTCATACTCCATCGGCATTGGCCCCGAGTGAAAATTACGCTCAGGTTATTGTTGAGGCACTGAACAAATTACCAAAAATGGCACGCCCGTATGTGATCACTAATTTCATGGGAGAAGATGCCGCCTTCGCAGCCAGACGCATCTGCGCAAATAACGCCATTCCGACCTATCGTACCCCAGAAGGCGCAGTTGGTGCCTTTATGCACTTAGTAAGCTATCGTCGTAACCAAAAACATTTAACCCAAACGCCAGAATCAAACACCGATGATGCAACTATTAATAAAGTAGCAGCGAAAGCAGCTATTAAAGAGTTTTTAAATGATGAGCAACATTACTTATCAACCCATCAAGCGAGTCAAATTTTAAGTAGCTACGGTATAGACTGTATCCAAACTGAAGTAGCCTACACCCCTACTGAGGCAAAAGAGCAAGCAATAGAGCTAGGTTTTCCGGTCGCATTAAAGTTGATGAGCCCCAGCATTCCCTCTAAGTCTGAAGTCGGTGGCGTAGTACTCAACCTCAATGATGCGCAAGAGGTAGAACAAACGGCATTTGCCATGCTGTTAAGAATAAAAAACACCTACCCTGATGCTATTATTGATGGCTTTTCGTTACAAAAAATGGCGCCTAGAGCAGGTGCCAATGAGCTGCGCATAGCCATTAAAACAGAGCCTAATTTTGGGCCAGTTATTTTATTAGGTGAAGCTGGCACAGGGCTTGAGTACGCTCAAGCGGCGGTGGCCTTGCCACCACTGAATATGAATCTAGCTAAATATTTAATTGCCGCCGCCCATGATAAAGGAGTCCTTAAAGATCGCATTCTGCCAGAAAAAGTAGATAAATATCGTTTATGTGCGCTACTGACCCGAATTTCTCAACTCGTTGTCGATCAACCCGATATCACCTCATTAGAGCTAAATCCTATTTTAGCCAGTAATGGGCAGTTTTTAGTCCTTGATGCCACCATGAACCTAAATCAGTATCAGGTTCAGGCGCACCGAAAACGTTTATCAATCCGCCCTTATCCTATTGAGTTGGTTGAAACGGTGACCCTAAAAAATAAGACCTTAGCAACGCTCAGACCAATCAAACCAGAAGATGAGCAGGCACATCAAGAGTTTGACCGCTCCTTAAGCAAAGAAGATAGATACAAGCGCTTTTTTGGTGAATTGCCACAATTTAACCATGATCAACTCGCTAAAATGACGCAAATTGATTACGACCGCGAGATGGCATTTATTGTTACCCAAACACAAGACGAGCAACAGCACACATTAGGGGTTTCGCGAGTGATTATGGATCCCGATAACTTACAAGCAGAGTTTGCCATTGTGGTACGTTCTGATTGCCAAGGACTTGGGTTAGGGCGTATTTTAATGAACGCGGCTATTTCTCACTGCAGACGCCAAGGCGTGAAAACGGTTGAAGGTATCACCCTGCCAGAAAATACCGGCATGATTGAGTTGGCTCGTAAACTCGGGTTTAAAATAAGTCGTGATTTTGAAGAAGGCAGTATCAATATGCTGCTCACATTGTAATAGGTACTATGCGTAAACTAAGACAAACCATAAACCAAGTATTTGAAGCGTCAGGTAAGTATCAGCGAGCGGGACACATTTTAGATGTCATACTGATCAGCATAATTATGATTAATGTGGTGGCGATTGTGCTTGAGTCGGTGCACAGCATCGCAACCGAGTACTATAGCGAGTTTTTAATCTTGGAGCTGGTATCAGTGGCTATATTTAGTGCTGAATACCTAATACGTGCTTGGACTTGTGTCGATCGCGTAAAGTACGCCTCCATGAATTGCTCAAATACACAAAAACGGATTCGATATATTTTATCACCACTGGCAATTATCGATTTAATTGCCATTTTGCCTAGTTTATTAATGTTTTTCTTTGCTATCGATTTACGTTTTTTACGGGTACTGCGGTTGTTGCGGGTATTTAAGCTCACCCGTTATTCTCGAGCAATGCAATTGTTATTGCAGGCGTTTATTGATGAGTCGAGTTCATTACTGGCGGCATTTTTTATTATGTCTGTGGTACTTATTTTAGCCTCTTGCGGTATTTATTTATTAGAGCACGACATTCAACCAGACAAGTTCGGCTCTATTCCTGCAGCCATGTGGTGGGCAATGGCAACCCTAACTACGGTTGGTTATGGCGATGTTGTGCCTATAACGCCTATTGGTAAACTATTTGGTGGCGTAATCACTTTGGTGAGTATGGGGATGGTTGCCATACCAACCGGTTTATTAGCGTCGAGTTTCTCAGAGCAAATACGCAAACGTCGCCAGCTATTTGAAGATGCCACCCACGAGAAAATAACCGATGGTAAGCTCACTGATGAGCAGATGCATCACCTTGAGGAGTTACGCTACAAACTAGGGCTAAGTAAACTAGAGGCCAATAAAGCAATAAAAGCAGAGCTAAATAAACGCAGCTCACACTTATTTTGCCGTCACTGTGGTAAGCGTCCTTAATAAAATAATGTATTAAGCGGCGCCTTAAGCTTGTGAGAATACAGGGTGCCAATCGTGCTCAATAAGCTCAAGCACCTGCTCTTTAGGCACCGCTTTACTAAACAAGTAACCTTGAAAGTAGCTACAACCTTGCGCTTTTAAAAAAGCCAACTGATGTGCGCTTTCAACCCCTTCAGCAATGCACTCTTTACCTAAACTGCTTGCTAAAGTTAGTGTAGATTGAATAATCGCTTCGTTATCAGAATCAATACCAATATCTTGCACAAAGCTGCGATCTATTTTTAATACATCAATCGGAAAGCGCTTCAAATAAGTTAACGAGGCATACCCGGTTCCAAAATCATCCATGTACAACTTACAGCCTAGTTGTTTTAATAAGTCCATATTTTTAAGCGCATGTTCTGAGTCGCGCATTAAAATAGACTCTGTTATTTCAAATACAATAGCCTCGGGCGGCAGTGCTGCATTGTTTAGTGCTTGGCGAATTTCAGGGACGAGTCCGATAAATTCAAAATCCAGTGCTGAGAGGTTAATTGATAGGTATAGATCAGGACACACTTTACGCCAACGAGCTAACTGCACCAAAGCACGCTTAAATGTTTGTAGCATTATTTTAGTGATTAAACCTATATTTTCAGCTACGTTTGCAAACTCTTGCGTACTCGCTAACTGATTATCAGGCCAGCGTAGTAACACCTCAAAGCCCACTGTTTTTTGCGTAGACGCATTAATAATGGGTTGATAATAATTACAAAATTCATGTTCATGATAAGCTTTGATCAACTGTGATTCTAAATGCATCGCTCTTTCAACACGTTGATTCATTTCTTGTTTGTAAAACTTATAACACCCTTCCAAGCCATCTTTAGCATAATAAAGCGCCACATTTGATGCTTTCAATAGTGCTTTATAATGCGCGGCATCATCAGGGAAAATAGCCACACCAATACTTAGGTGCACATTGACGCTTTGCTGGTTCATAACGATGTCTTTACTCACGCAATCCATTAGTTTGGTGCATATAAGTAATACTTCTTCTATTTGCTGAATATCTTCAACTAGAATTACAAATTCATCACCGCCTAAACGCGCGACGCTATCACAAGGACGTAATGCTGTTTTCAAGCGGTTTGCCACCAGCTTTATTATCTCATCGGCGTTTTCTGTGCCAAATGAATCATTAAAATACTTAAACCGTTTTATATTAACGTGTAACAAAGCCACTTTACACTGATGGCGGCGCGCCTGATCGATGGCATGTATAGCTCTGTCGTTAAACAAGGTTCTATTTGGCAGCCCTGTAAGTGAATCGTAATTAGCCAGTATATGCAGTTCGCTCTCGGCTGAC contains:
- a CDS encoding SIMPL domain-containing protein, whose product is MNKISNVTVFMAAACLSIGLIALGFIIKGAALDIKGMERTVQVKGLAEREVVADTVIWPLQFNDADNNLEKLVERVEQKNDAVIAFLKLHGFDDQEISTGTQSIIDKQAREYANDNQKFRYVISSNIIVYSNAPDKVKNALSKVSQLAKQNIAIVQDNYQTRIEYIFTGLNDIKPAMVQEATEKAREVADKFAKDSNSRLGKIKTARQGQFSISDRDSNTPQIKNVRVVTSVEYYLSD
- a CDS encoding bifunctional acetate--CoA ligase family protein/GNAT family N-acetyltransferase, which encodes MSLKRISQFFNPSSVAVIGASNTPTRAGNVVMRNLLQGGFKGPIMPVTPNHTAVHGVLAYSSIEALPKVPDLAVICTNKNTLMKIIEQLGTLGCQSAIIIADGLTGTQKQELKDNAAKHKVTLLGSNCLGLLIPHIGLNASFSHTVATPGKLAFVSQSAAVCSTILDWAKNKEIGFSYFVSMGDCLDIEFDEILDFLGRDAKTKAILLYIDNINDIRSFISAARAAAFSKPVIAIKTGRTSAGALAAEIHTGGKQSSDAVYDAMFQRAGMLRVNDLRELFAATQTLAMHPKLLQVEQLTILTNGGGPGVMAVDELIQSSGKLAQLSDETREALNKVIPHSDTTSNPVDIFGDSAPVRYKHALEILLNAKEVKNLLIIHTPSALAPSENYAQVIVEALNKLPKMARPYVITNFMGEDAAFAARRICANNAIPTYRTPEGAVGAFMHLVSYRRNQKHLTQTPESNTDDATINKVAAKAAIKEFLNDEQHYLSTHQASQILSSYGIDCIQTEVAYTPTEAKEQAIELGFPVALKLMSPSIPSKSEVGGVVLNLNDAQEVEQTAFAMLLRIKNTYPDAIIDGFSLQKMAPRAGANELRIAIKTEPNFGPVILLGEAGTGLEYAQAAVALPPLNMNLAKYLIAAAHDKGVLKDRILPEKVDKYRLCALLTRISQLVVDQPDITSLELNPILASNGQFLVLDATMNLNQYQVQAHRKRLSIRPYPIELVETVTLKNKTLATLRPIKPEDEQAHQEFDRSLSKEDRYKRFFGELPQFNHDQLAKMTQIDYDREMAFIVTQTQDEQQHTLGVSRVIMDPDNLQAEFAIVVRSDCQGLGLGRILMNAAISHCRRQGVKTVEGITLPENTGMIELARKLGFKISRDFEEGSINMLLTL
- a CDS encoding ion transporter produces the protein MRKLRQTINQVFEASGKYQRAGHILDVILISIIMINVVAIVLESVHSIATEYYSEFLILELVSVAIFSAEYLIRAWTCVDRVKYASMNCSNTQKRIRYILSPLAIIDLIAILPSLLMFFFAIDLRFLRVLRLLRVFKLTRYSRAMQLLLQAFIDESSSLLAAFFIMSVVLILASCGIYLLEHDIQPDKFGSIPAAMWWAMATLTTVGYGDVVPITPIGKLFGGVITLVSMGMVAIPTGLLASSFSEQIRKRRQLFEDATHEKITDGKLTDEQMHHLEELRYKLGLSKLEANKAIKAELNKRSSHLFCRHCGKRP